A part of Streptomyces sp. NBC_01235 genomic DNA contains:
- a CDS encoding ferritin-like fold-containing protein — protein MRFMTTSDKPENTTTGIAAQDWAKASADPQYQAAVVDLLGALAYGELAAFERLAEDAKLAPTLEDKAELAKMASAEFHHFERLRDRLTEIGEEPTLAMEPFVAALDGFHRQTAPSDWLEGLVKAYVGDSIASDFYREVAARLDSDTRALVLAVLDDTGHAGFAVDRVRAAIDAEPRVGGRLALWARRLMGEALSQSQRVVADRDALSTMLVGGVADGFDLAEVGRMFSRITEAHTKRMAALGLAA, from the coding sequence GTGCGCTTCATGACGACCTCTGACAAGCCTGAGAACACCACCACCGGAATCGCCGCCCAGGACTGGGCGAAGGCCTCCGCCGACCCGCAGTACCAGGCCGCGGTCGTGGACCTGCTGGGTGCGTTGGCGTACGGCGAGCTGGCGGCGTTCGAGCGGCTCGCGGAGGACGCCAAGCTGGCGCCCACGCTGGAGGACAAGGCGGAGCTGGCCAAGATGGCGTCCGCCGAGTTCCACCACTTCGAGCGGCTGCGCGACCGGCTCACGGAGATCGGCGAGGAGCCGACGCTGGCGATGGAGCCGTTCGTCGCCGCGCTCGACGGCTTCCACCGGCAGACGGCACCCTCGGACTGGCTGGAGGGCCTCGTCAAGGCGTACGTCGGCGACTCGATCGCCAGCGACTTCTACCGTGAGGTCGCGGCGCGCCTGGACAGCGACACCCGCGCCCTGGTGCTGGCCGTGCTCGACGACACCGGACACGCCGGCTTCGCCGTGGACCGGGTGCGTGCCGCGATCGACGCGGAGCCGCGAGTCGGCGGCCGGCTCGCGCTGTGGGCGAGGCGGCTGATGGGCGAGGCCCTGTCGCAGTCCCAGCGGGTGGTCGCGGACCGCGACGCGCTGTCGACGATGCTCGTGGGCGGCGTCGCGGACGGCTTCGACCTCGCCGAGGTGGGCCGGATGTTCTCCCGGATCACCGAGGCGCACACGAAGCGGATGGCGGCGCTGGGGCTGGCGGCCTAA
- a CDS encoding DUF3107 domain-containing protein, with amino-acid sequence MEVKIGVLHAPREIVLESGQTPEEVERVVAEALAGKSQLLSLVDQHGRKVLVPADRLAYVELGEPAPRKVGFGAL; translated from the coding sequence GTGGAGGTCAAGATCGGCGTGCTGCACGCGCCTCGCGAGATCGTTCTGGAGAGCGGTCAGACTCCCGAGGAGGTCGAGCGCGTGGTGGCCGAGGCACTGGCCGGGAAGTCGCAGCTGCTCAGCCTCGTGGACCAGCACGGCCGCAAGGTCCTGGTTCCGGCCGACCGTCTGGCCTACGTCGAGCTGGGCGAGCCCGCCCCGCGCAAGGTGGGCTTCGGCGCACTGTAG
- a CDS encoding DUF6758 family protein, translating to MRGEPSCPKCGGRVRAPGLFSDSWQCDVHGTVHPLQPVIPPSVEALSVVVHRTQVPVWMPWPLPVGWLFTGVTYAGDDRSGGRATVVACSGPGPLGGMGELILVAEELGVGLGARYAGVDGPDPGPYMSVEKPPQAKVLAGGRPTPLWHVSATPDDRAVFAGEARGLWLWAVVWPEQSGLLMYDELVLTDLRDAGAEVELVPCGALSPRLLKP from the coding sequence ATGAGGGGCGAACCCAGTTGCCCGAAGTGTGGTGGCCGGGTCAGGGCTCCCGGACTCTTCTCCGACTCCTGGCAGTGCGATGTGCACGGGACGGTGCATCCGCTGCAGCCCGTGATCCCGCCCAGCGTCGAGGCCCTCAGTGTCGTCGTGCATCGCACGCAGGTGCCGGTGTGGATGCCGTGGCCGCTGCCGGTCGGCTGGCTCTTCACGGGCGTGACGTACGCGGGTGACGACCGCAGTGGGGGTCGCGCCACCGTCGTGGCCTGCTCCGGACCGGGCCCGCTCGGCGGCATGGGCGAGCTGATCCTGGTCGCCGAGGAGCTGGGCGTCGGGCTCGGCGCGCGGTATGCCGGTGTCGACGGGCCGGACCCGGGTCCGTACATGAGCGTCGAGAAACCCCCGCAGGCGAAGGTGCTGGCCGGGGGTCGGCCGACGCCGCTGTGGCATGTGTCCGCCACCCCGGACGACCGCGCGGTGTTCGCGGGGGAGGCGCGGGGGCTGTGGCTGTGGGCCGTCGTGTGGCCCGAGCAGTCGGGGCTGCTGATGTACGACGAGCTGGTGCTGACGGATCTGCGGGACGCGGGGGCCGAGGTGGAGCTGGTGCCGTGCGGGGCGCTGTCGCCGCGGCTGCTCAAGCCGTAG
- a CDS encoding alpha/beta fold hydrolase, which translates to MTTPSFTTPFPPPPGARAYRLRTGRGEFAVVDAPVPAGVTPRGVALLLPGFTGSKEDFHQLHEPLTARGYRTIAVDGRGQNESDGPAEDESPYAQEELARDVLAQAAALGMPLHLVGHSLGGQIARSAVLLDHSPFVSFTLVASGPAEISDSQKQRVKLLHDALAVMTMPQVWEAILAMGPPEEVGGPARGFGEPEQLRLRWLNHKPAQLLVTGRQLCVEPNRVAELAAVPLPFHVLSGARDDTWPVTLLDDMTLELRGHRTVVPGAEHSPNLDQPLPTAGALADFWDKHPGNPGNPGKPGNQGGYRKWIKS; encoded by the coding sequence GTGACCACGCCGAGCTTCACCACCCCCTTTCCCCCGCCCCCCGGTGCGCGTGCGTACCGCCTGCGGACCGGGCGCGGTGAGTTCGCCGTCGTCGACGCGCCCGTGCCCGCCGGTGTCACGCCGCGGGGTGTCGCGCTGCTGCTGCCCGGCTTCACCGGGAGCAAGGAGGACTTCCACCAGCTGCACGAGCCGCTCACGGCCCGCGGTTACCGGACCATCGCCGTGGACGGGCGCGGGCAGAACGAGTCCGACGGACCGGCCGAGGACGAATCCCCCTACGCCCAGGAGGAGTTGGCCCGGGACGTGCTGGCGCAGGCGGCGGCCCTCGGCATGCCTCTGCACCTCGTCGGGCACTCCCTGGGCGGTCAGATCGCCCGCTCCGCCGTCCTCCTCGACCACTCCCCCTTCGTCTCGTTCACGCTCGTCGCCTCGGGCCCGGCCGAGATCTCGGACTCGCAGAAGCAGCGCGTGAAGCTGCTGCACGACGCGCTCGCGGTGATGACGATGCCTCAGGTGTGGGAGGCGATCCTGGCGATGGGTCCGCCGGAGGAGGTCGGCGGTCCGGCCCGCGGCTTCGGCGAACCCGAGCAGCTCCGGCTGCGCTGGCTGAACCACAAGCCGGCCCAACTCCTCGTCACCGGCCGCCAGTTGTGCGTCGAGCCGAACCGGGTCGCCGAACTCGCCGCCGTCCCGCTGCCGTTCCACGTCCTGTCGGGCGCGCGCGACGACACCTGGCCGGTGACCCTCCTGGACGACATGACCCTGGAGCTGCGCGGGCACCGGACGGTCGTGCCGGGCGCCGAGCACTCACCGAACCTGGACCAGCCGCTGCCGACGGCCGGCGCCCTCGCCGACTTCTGGGACAAGCACCCCGGGAACCCGGGGAACCCCGGAAAACCCGGGAACCAGGGCGGGTATCGGAAGTGGATCAAGTCGTAG
- a CDS encoding NYN domain-containing protein: protein MNDDLPALAARIDRTNELLTRMLAEVAKTPSTHAIFVDAGYLYAAAGRLVAGTEDRRAFDLDAEGLIEALIDRARSIFADSRLLRVYWYDGARRRIHTAEQQSIAELPDVKVRLGNLNANNQQKGVDSLIRTDLESLARHRAISDAALLGGDEDLVSAVEAAQGYGARVHLWGIEAPEGRNQAEPLLWEVDSQRTLDLDFFKPYVARRTAPTYETTSASRPTREAVRFAGAQIAAKWLAARGREALAELLPGHPYLPGSVDQDLLVEAEGILQYSLRGQADLRRVLRDGFWEHVQTQY from the coding sequence ATGAACGACGACCTCCCGGCCCTCGCCGCCCGTATCGACCGCACGAACGAGCTGCTGACACGCATGCTCGCCGAGGTGGCCAAGACGCCCTCGACCCACGCGATCTTCGTCGACGCGGGGTACCTGTACGCGGCCGCGGGGCGCCTGGTGGCCGGGACCGAGGACCGCCGCGCCTTCGACCTCGACGCCGAGGGCCTGATCGAAGCGCTCATCGACCGCGCCCGTTCGATCTTCGCCGACAGCCGGCTGCTGCGCGTCTACTGGTACGACGGCGCCCGGCGCCGCATCCACACCGCCGAGCAGCAGTCCATCGCCGAACTGCCGGACGTGAAGGTGCGGTTGGGCAACCTGAACGCCAACAACCAGCAAAAGGGCGTCGACTCGCTGATCCGGACGGACCTGGAGTCACTGGCCAGGCACCGGGCCATCAGCGACGCGGCCCTGCTCGGCGGCGACGAGGACCTGGTCTCGGCGGTGGAGGCCGCGCAGGGGTACGGCGCCCGCGTCCACCTCTGGGGCATCGAGGCGCCGGAGGGCCGCAACCAGGCCGAGCCGCTGCTCTGGGAGGTCGACAGTCAGCGCACCCTCGACCTCGACTTCTTCAAGCCGTACGTCGCACGGCGCACCGCCCCGACCTACGAGACGACCAGCGCGAGCCGGCCCACCCGCGAGGCCGTCCGCTTCGCCGGCGCGCAGATCGCGGCGAAGTGGCTCGCCGCGCGGGGCAGGGAGGCGCTGGCGGAGCTGCTGCCGGGCCATCCCTACCTCCCCGGCTCCGTCGACCAGGACCTCCTCGTCGAGGCCGAGGGCATCCTGCAGTACTCCCTGCGCGGCCAGGCGGACCTGAGACGCGTGCTGCGGGACGGCTTCTGGGAGCACGTGCAGACGCAGTACTAG
- a CDS encoding alpha/beta hydrolase — MQPIFVLVHSPSVGPSTWRPVAEHLTAAGYQVRVPSLLHIGAGAPPFWPRIVDAVRDDLRQVSAGSPVTLVAHSNAGLFLPVIRAGLDHPVTSSIFVDAALPARIGPTSVASPELLEFLGPMAVNGRLPRWTDWWDEADIAPMFSDPMVRQTVIEEQPTLPLSYYEQHIPVPDGWDDHPCSYLLFGPPYDDLAAEARERGWRVAHLPGAHLHQIIDPAGSARHLVELATTT; from the coding sequence ATGCAGCCGATCTTCGTTCTCGTGCACAGTCCGTCCGTGGGTCCCTCGACCTGGCGCCCAGTGGCCGAACACCTGACGGCGGCGGGATACCAGGTACGGGTGCCGTCCCTGCTGCACATAGGCGCCGGCGCCCCACCCTTCTGGCCCCGCATCGTCGACGCCGTCCGCGACGACCTCCGGCAGGTCTCGGCCGGCAGCCCCGTCACGTTGGTGGCGCACAGCAACGCAGGCTTGTTTCTCCCAGTGATTCGCGCGGGCCTCGACCATCCGGTGACCAGCTCGATCTTCGTCGATGCCGCGCTGCCGGCCCGGATCGGACCGACCTCTGTCGCGTCACCCGAGTTGCTGGAATTCCTCGGCCCGATGGCGGTGAACGGCAGGCTGCCGCGCTGGACCGACTGGTGGGACGAGGCAGACATCGCACCCATGTTCTCTGATCCGATGGTGCGGCAGACAGTCATTGAGGAGCAGCCCACCCTGCCGCTGTCCTACTACGAGCAGCACATCCCGGTCCCCGACGGCTGGGACGACCATCCCTGCTCCTACTTGCTGTTCGGCCCTCCGTATGACGACCTTGCCGCCGAGGCACGCGAACGCGGCTGGCGCGTGGCACACCTGCCCGGCGCACACCTCCACCAGATCATCGATCCTGCGGGCAGCGCCCGGCACCTCGTCGAGCTCGCCACTACGACTTGA
- a CDS encoding PHP domain-containing protein, whose amino-acid sequence MRIDLHCHSTASDGTDTPAELVRNAAAAGLDVVALTDHDTTRGCAEAVAALPQGLTLVTGAELSCRIDGISMHMLAYLFDPEEPALLAERELVRDDRVPRARGMVARLNELGVPVTWEQVARIAGEGSVGRPHVATALVELGVVPTVSDAFTEDWLADGGRAYVEKHETDPFEAIRLVKGAGGVTVFAHPGADKRGRTVPESAIAELAAAGLDGIEVDHMDHGADTRARLRGLAADLGLLVTGSSDYHGSRKTCVLGEYTTDPEVYGEITRRATGAFPVPGTGGA is encoded by the coding sequence GTGCGTATCGATCTGCACTGTCACTCCACGGCCTCCGACGGTACGGACACGCCGGCCGAGCTGGTGCGCAACGCGGCCGCCGCCGGTCTGGACGTCGTCGCGCTGACCGATCACGACACCACCCGCGGATGCGCCGAGGCCGTTGCCGCCCTGCCGCAGGGGCTCACCCTGGTCACCGGCGCCGAGCTGTCCTGTCGTATCGACGGCATCAGCATGCACATGCTGGCCTATCTGTTCGACCCCGAGGAGCCCGCCCTGCTCGCCGAGCGCGAACTGGTGCGTGACGACCGGGTGCCGCGGGCGCGCGGGATGGTCGCCAGGCTCAACGAGCTGGGCGTGCCCGTCACCTGGGAGCAGGTCGCGCGGATCGCGGGGGAGGGGTCCGTCGGGCGGCCGCATGTCGCCACCGCCCTGGTCGAGCTGGGCGTCGTGCCGACCGTGAGCGACGCGTTCACCGAGGACTGGCTGGCCGACGGTGGCCGGGCCTACGTCGAGAAGCACGAGACCGACCCCTTCGAGGCGATCCGGCTGGTCAAGGGCGCGGGCGGGGTCACCGTCTTCGCGCACCCCGGCGCCGACAAGCGGGGGCGCACGGTGCCGGAGTCGGCGATCGCCGAGCTGGCCGCGGCCGGCCTCGACGGCATCGAGGTCGACCACATGGACCACGGCGCGGACACGCGGGCGCGGCTGCGCGGACTGGCCGCCGATCTGGGGCTGCTGGTCACCGGCTCGTCGGACTACCACGGCAGCCGCAAGACGTGCGTGCTCGGCGAGTACACGACCGACCCCGAGGTGTACGGGGAGATCACCCGACGGGCGACGGGGGCGTTCCCGGTGCCGGGGACCGGCGGGGCCTGA
- a CDS encoding DEAD/DEAH box helicase, producing the protein MTLPVALSGTDVIGQAKTGTGKTLGFGLPLLERVTVPADVEAGRAKPEALTDAPQALVVVPTRELCTQVTNDLLTAGKVRNVRVLAIYGGRAYEPQVEALKKGVDVVVGTPGRLLDLAGQKKLDLKHIKSLVLDEADEMLDLGFLPDVEKIINMLPVKRQTMLFSATMPGAVISLARRYMSQPTHINATSPDDAGRTVANTKQHVYRAHNMDKPEMVARILQAEGRGLVMVFCRTKRTAADLADQLQQRGFASGAVHGDLGQGAREQALRAFRNGKVDVLVCTDVAARGIDVEGVTHVINYQSPEDEKTYLHRIGRTGRAGAKGIAITLVDWDDIPRWQLINKALELDFSDPPETYSTSPHFYEELGIPAGTKGVLPRAERTRAGLDAEELEDLGEPGGRGGRGRGDRGGRNERGGRGERGGRNERGGRGDSRSGAGERSGADERERAARTPRRRRRTRNGSPLDTTSAPVATTAPEQAPVQAPVAEPTSVTEEAAGPRTPRRRRRTRSGSGQEAAVAAAVTTSEMAVEPVTEAAEAAVTTAERPALDTAETAPEIPAQPRRRRTRKTAAAETAIDTVEATEAPEVAEVTEAKPRRRTRKATAPAEAVVETVEAPEATTAVEPEAKPRRTRKTAATAETAVEATEAKPRRRTTRKATAPAEAVVETVEAPEATTAVEPEAKPRRTRKTAATAETAVDTVEATEAKPRRRTTRKAAEPETMVTTADIPAQATQEAEPAKPRRTRKAAAPAAAAAPADAAIDTAEGAEAKPRRRTTRKATAPAEAAVDTVEATEAKPRRTRKTAAATAAATVEAPEATEAEVKPRRTRKAAAPAEAAVDTAEGTEAKPRRTRKTVAKATAPATEASTAEPVAEATEAKPRRTRKTAAKATADIPAQATQEAEPARPRRTRKTAATAPAPAEAPAAEAEAKPRVRRPRKATAAAEPADG; encoded by the coding sequence ATGACGCTCCCCGTGGCCCTGTCGGGCACGGACGTCATCGGCCAGGCCAAGACCGGCACCGGCAAGACGCTGGGCTTCGGCCTCCCGCTCCTCGAGCGCGTGACCGTCCCCGCCGACGTCGAGGCCGGCCGCGCCAAGCCCGAGGCCCTCACCGACGCCCCGCAGGCCCTCGTCGTCGTCCCTACGCGCGAGCTCTGCACGCAGGTCACCAACGACCTGCTGACCGCGGGCAAGGTGCGCAACGTGCGCGTCCTCGCCATCTACGGCGGCCGGGCCTACGAGCCCCAGGTCGAGGCCCTGAAGAAGGGCGTCGACGTCGTCGTCGGCACCCCGGGCCGACTGCTGGACCTCGCGGGCCAGAAGAAGCTCGACCTCAAGCACATCAAGTCGCTCGTCCTCGACGAGGCCGACGAGATGCTCGACCTGGGCTTCCTGCCCGACGTCGAGAAGATCATCAACATGCTTCCGGTGAAGCGTCAGACCATGCTGTTCTCGGCGACCATGCCGGGCGCGGTCATCAGCCTCGCGCGCCGCTACATGTCGCAGCCCACGCACATCAACGCCACGTCGCCGGACGACGCGGGCAGGACCGTCGCGAACACCAAGCAGCACGTGTACCGCGCGCACAACATGGACAAGCCCGAGATGGTCGCGCGCATCCTGCAGGCCGAGGGCCGCGGCCTGGTCATGGTGTTCTGCCGTACCAAGCGCACTGCGGCCGATCTGGCCGACCAGCTCCAGCAGCGCGGCTTCGCCTCCGGCGCGGTCCACGGCGACCTCGGCCAGGGCGCCCGCGAGCAGGCCCTGCGCGCCTTCCGCAACGGCAAGGTCGACGTGCTCGTCTGCACCGACGTCGCCGCCCGCGGCATCGACGTCGAGGGCGTCACCCACGTCATCAACTACCAGTCCCCCGAGGACGAGAAGACGTACCTGCACCGCATCGGCCGTACCGGCCGCGCGGGCGCCAAGGGCATCGCGATCACCCTCGTCGACTGGGACGACATCCCGCGCTGGCAGCTCATCAACAAGGCGCTGGAGCTCGACTTCAGCGACCCGCCGGAGACGTACTCCACCTCCCCGCACTTCTACGAGGAGCTCGGCATCCCCGCGGGCACCAAGGGTGTCCTGCCGCGCGCGGAGCGCACCCGTGCCGGGCTCGACGCGGAGGAGCTGGAGGACCTGGGCGAGCCGGGCGGCCGCGGTGGGCGCGGTCGCGGTGACCGGGGCGGCCGGAACGAGCGCGGCGGCCGGGGCGAGCGCGGCGGCCGGAACGAGCGCGGCGGCCGGGGCGACTCCCGTTCCGGTGCCGGCGAGCGTTCCGGTGCCGACGAGCGCGAGCGTGCCGCCCGTACGCCGCGTCGCCGTCGCCGTACGCGCAACGGCTCCCCGCTCGACACGACGTCGGCGCCCGTCGCCACCACGGCGCCGGAGCAGGCCCCCGTTCAGGCCCCCGTGGCCGAGCCGACGTCCGTGACGGAGGAGGCCGCCGGCCCGCGCACCCCGCGCCGTCGGCGCCGTACGCGCAGTGGGTCCGGGCAGGAGGCCGCCGTCGCGGCGGCTGTGACGACCAGTGAGATGGCCGTCGAGCCCGTCACCGAGGCCGCCGAGGCGGCCGTCACGACGGCGGAGCGCCCGGCCCTCGACACCGCGGAGACCGCTCCGGAGATCCCGGCGCAGCCGCGCCGCCGCCGTACCCGCAAGACGGCCGCCGCCGAGACCGCCATCGACACGGTGGAGGCCACGGAGGCACCCGAGGTCGCTGAGGTGACGGAGGCCAAGCCGCGTCGTCGCACCCGCAAGGCGACGGCTCCGGCCGAAGCCGTGGTCGAGACCGTCGAGGCCCCGGAGGCCACCACGGCCGTCGAGCCCGAGGCCAAGCCGCGCCGCACCCGCAAGACGGCCGCCACCGCCGAGACCGCCGTCGAAGCGACCGAGGCCAAGCCGCGCCGCCGCACCACCCGCAAGGCGACCGCTCCGGCCGAAGCCGTGGTCGAGACCGTCGAGGCCCCGGAGGCCACCACGGCCGTCGAGCCCGAGGCCAAGCCGCGCCGCACCCGCAAGACGGCCGCCACCGCCGAGACCGCCGTCGACACCGTCGAAGCGACCGAGGCCAAGCCGCGCCGCCGCACCACCCGCAAGGCCGCCGAGCCCGAGACGATGGTCACCACGGCCGACATCCCGGCCCAGGCCACGCAGGAGGCGGAGCCCGCCAAGCCGCGCCGCACCCGTAAGGCAGCGGCTCCGGCCGCTGCCGCGGCTCCCGCCGACGCAGCCATCGACACGGCCGAGGGCGCGGAGGCCAAGCCGCGCCGCCGCACCACCCGCAAGGCGACGGCCCCGGCCGAAGCCGCCGTGGACACGGTCGAGGCCACCGAGGCCAAGCCGCGCCGCACGCGCAAGACGGCGGCGGCCACGGCCGCAGCTACGGTCGAAGCCCCGGAAGCCACCGAGGCCGAGGTCAAGCCCCGCCGCACCCGTAAGGCAGCGGCTCCGGCCGAGGCCGCGGTCGACACGGCCGAGGGTACGGAGGCGAAGCCTCGCCGCACCCGCAAGACCGTCGCCAAGGCCACGGCCCCGGCGACGGAGGCGTCGACGGCGGAGCCGGTCGCGGAGGCCACCGAGGCCAAGCCGCGCCGCACCCGCAAGACGGCGGCCAAGGCCACGGCCGACATCCCGGCCCAGGCCACGCAGGAGGCGGAGCCCGCCAGGCCCCGCCGCACCCGCAAGACCGCCGCCACCGCGCCGGCCCCGGCCGAGGCCCCCGCCGCCGAGGCCGAGGCGAAGCCGAGGGTGCGTCGCCCCCGCAAGGCGACGGCCGCCGCGGAGCCCGCGGACGGCTGA
- a CDS encoding MarC family protein codes for MFDVAVFGSLFLTLFVIMDPPGITPIFLALTAGRPGKVQKRMAFQAVCVAGGVIAVFGLLGHQILDYLHVSVPALMIAGGLLLLLIALDLLTGKTDEPKQTKDVNVALVPLGMPLLAGPGAIVSVILAVQKADGVASQVSVWTAILAIHVVLWLVMRYSLLIIRVIKDGGVVLVTRLAGMMLSAIAVQQIINGVTQVVRAS; via the coding sequence ATGTTCGACGTCGCCGTTTTCGGTTCCCTCTTCCTCACCCTTTTTGTCATCATGGATCCCCCCGGGATCACCCCGATCTTCCTCGCGCTGACCGCCGGCCGGCCCGGCAAGGTGCAGAAGCGGATGGCCTTCCAGGCGGTCTGTGTGGCCGGCGGTGTGATCGCCGTCTTCGGGCTGCTGGGTCATCAGATCCTCGACTACCTGCATGTCTCCGTGCCCGCGCTGATGATCGCGGGCGGGCTGCTGCTCCTGCTGATCGCGCTCGACCTGCTCACCGGCAAGACCGACGAGCCGAAGCAGACCAAGGACGTCAACGTCGCGCTCGTCCCGCTGGGCATGCCGCTGCTGGCCGGCCCGGGTGCGATCGTGTCCGTCATCCTCGCCGTGCAGAAGGCCGACGGCGTGGCCTCGCAGGTGTCGGTCTGGACGGCGATCCTCGCCATCCATGTCGTGCTGTGGCTGGTGATGCGGTACTCGCTGCTGATCATCCGGGTCATCAAGGACGGCGGTGTGGTCCTGGTGACGCGGCTCGCGGGCATGATGCTCTCCGCGATCGCCGTGCAGCAGATCATCAACGGGGTCACGCAGGTCGTCCGGGCGAGCTGA